One genomic window of Campylobacter fetus subsp. fetus includes the following:
- a CDS encoding DMT family transporter, whose amino-acid sequence MHLLALLLAGGCEVLGIVFLNKFSHSNGIRKIVNFMFIVATFGFSLSLLRYAMQVLPMSVSYAIWTGIGAIGAVFVGVVFNHEKLGIKKCVYLFLIVFSVIMLKLI is encoded by the coding sequence ATGCATCTTTTGGCTCTTTTATTGGCTGGGGGATGTGAAGTTTTAGGAATTGTATTTCTAAATAAATTTTCACATTCAAACGGAATTAGAAAAATAGTTAATTTCATGTTTATAGTGGCCACATTCGGCTTTTCTCTTAGTCTTTTAAGATATGCTATGCAAGTTTTGCCCATGTCGGTGAGTTATGCTATTTGGACTGGAATCGGAGCAATCGGAGCCGTTTTTGTAGGCGTAGTGTTTAATCATGAAAAATTAGGGATAAAAAAGTGCGTTTATCTATTTTTGATAGTTTTTAGTGTTATAATGTTGAAATTAATTTAA
- a CDS encoding DMT family transporter produces the protein MSNKGLFFVIFGAIVEGGWAYGLKYADSNLEYLITIILICCSFFSFMAAFKYLPASVAYTLFIGFGTLFIVGTEIISDYFRGSSIDFLRIVFIFTLIIGVLGLKRSES, from the coding sequence ATGTCAAATAAGGGACTCTTTTTCGTAATATTTGGAGCCATAGTAGAAGGCGGCTGGGCTTATGGATTAAAATACGCTGATTCAAATTTAGAATATCTAATAACAATTATTTTAATATGCTGTAGTTTTTTCTCATTTATGGCAGCATTTAAATATCTTCCAGCTAGTGTGGCTTATACTCTTTTTATAGGATTCGGAACTCTTTTTATAGTAGGAACGGAGATAATAAGCGACTATTTTCGAGGAAGTAGCATAGACTTTTTGCGCATAGTTTTTATATTTACTTTGATAATTGGTGTTTTGGGGTTAAAAAGGAGTGAGAGTTAA
- the kdsA gene encoding 3-deoxy-8-phosphooctulonate synthase, whose protein sequence is MVLIAGPCVIESRDLVFKVAEKLSKFNEMGWIDFYFKSSFDKANRTSISSFRGPGLEEGCKILSEVKKEFGFKILTDIHESYQATPVSQVADALQIPAFLCRQTDLLVAAAKTKAMVNIKKGQFLSPDAMKYSVKKVLETRGINEFGYEIAKQNGVYLCERGSTFGYGNLVVDMRSLVIMKEFAPVIFDATHSVQMPSANGATSGGDSRFVPYLARAAAAVGVDGFFYETHINPCDALCDGANMLTLEALEKNINDIKNIKEVL, encoded by the coding sequence ATGGTTTTGATAGCAGGACCTTGTGTCATTGAAAGTAGGGATTTAGTTTTTAAAGTTGCCGAGAAGTTGTCTAAATTTAACGAAATGGGCTGGATAGATTTTTATTTCAAATCCAGTTTTGATAAAGCAAACCGCACAAGCATAAGCAGCTTTAGAGGACCGGGGCTTGAAGAAGGCTGTAAAATTCTATCTGAAGTTAAAAAAGAATTCGGATTTAAAATATTAACAGATATCCATGAAAGTTATCAAGCAACACCTGTTTCACAGGTCGCTGATGCTTTGCAAATTCCCGCTTTTTTGTGTCGGCAAACAGATCTTTTGGTAGCTGCTGCAAAGACAAAAGCTATGGTAAATATCAAAAAAGGTCAATTTTTATCTCCGGACGCTATGAAATATAGCGTTAAAAAGGTGCTTGAGACACGCGGAATTAATGAGTTTGGTTATGAGATCGCAAAACAAAACGGAGTGTATCTTTGCGAAAGAGGAAGTACGTTCGGTTATGGAAATTTGGTTGTAGATATGAGAAGTTTGGTTATCATGAAAGAATTTGCTCCGGTAATATTTGACGCAACTCATAGCGTACAAATGCCTAGCGCAAACGGCGCTACTAGCGGAGGAGATAGCAGATTCGTACCGTACTTAGCAAGGGCAGCAGCAGCTGTTGGAGTAGATGGATTTTTCTATGAAACTCACATAAATCCTTGCGATGCGCTTTGCGATGGAGCCAATATGCTTACTCTTGAAGCATTAGAAAAAAATATAAACGACATTAAAAATATTAAAGAGGTTTTATAG
- a CDS encoding DMT family transporter — translation MYNHFLMRHLGIYYMLVASICFAATGAFAKMLSSDMSSIEVVFFRNLVGFILIIIALYKKPLHQKGGRPFLLIFRGVIGTLGLLAFFYNIANINLAAAFTFSKTSPIFTALLAAFIFKEKLSSKGWFAIFIGFLGILFIIQPNLGVSKNDLIGLLSGIGAALAYTSIRELRKYYNTGVIVLSFMIFGTFIPLLCMILAEFYTVSYLDFMLAPFIMPDTKGWIFIALMGICGTWFQIYMTKAYAASRKAGAVAAVSYSDVVFSMIFGLMLGDSFPNFIVFCGIALIVLGGVLVAKEK, via the coding sequence ATGTATAATCACTTTTTAATGAGGCACCTTGGTATATATTATATGCTTGTAGCTTCTATATGTTTTGCTGCTACTGGAGCATTTGCGAAGATGTTAAGTAGCGATATGAGTTCAATCGAAGTTGTATTTTTTAGAAATTTAGTAGGATTCATTCTTATTATTATCGCGCTTTATAAAAAACCGCTGCATCAAAAAGGCGGGCGTCCGTTCTTGCTTATTTTTCGTGGAGTCATCGGCACGCTTGGACTACTTGCGTTCTTTTACAATATAGCAAATATAAATTTAGCCGCAGCTTTCACGTTTTCAAAGACGAGTCCGATTTTTACCGCTCTTTTGGCTGCATTTATATTTAAAGAAAAATTAAGTTCCAAAGGTTGGTTTGCTATTTTTATAGGCTTTTTGGGAATTTTATTTATCATTCAACCAAATTTAGGCGTTAGTAAAAATGATCTTATAGGATTATTAAGCGGTATAGGCGCAGCTCTTGCATATACAAGTATAAGGGAGCTTAGAAAGTATTACAATACTGGAGTTATAGTGCTTTCATTTATGATATTTGGCACATTTATACCTTTGTTGTGCATGATTTTAGCCGAGTTTTATACTGTTTCTTATTTAGATTTTATGCTTGCCCCTTTTATAATGCCTGATACTAAAGGTTGGATATTTATAGCTTTGATGGGAATCTGCGGAACATGGTTTCAAATTTATATGACAAAAGCTTACGCAGCTAGCCGAAAAGCAGGAGCTGTTGCAGCTGTTAGTTATAGCGATGTTGTTTTTAGTATGATTTTTGGTTTGATGCTTGGAGATTCTTTTCCGAATTTTATAGTATTTTGCGGAATAGCCCTTATCGTTTTAGGCGGAGTTTTGGTCGCCAAAGAGAAATAG
- the der gene encoding ribosome biogenesis GTPase Der has protein sequence MKKIILVGRPNVGKSSLFNRLAKQRIAITSDVSGTTRDTNKAEIFIDDKNCILIDSGGLDDSNELFKNVKINTLNEAKNADIIVFMVDGKNFPDEIDKRFFYELSNLNKPIALVVNKVDSKKDEERSWEFNEFGAKYIFNLSVSHNLGTDELRDWIYKLIPKSKIKADTSDDFDEFLDCVNENGEMGLPSVDYETKNIKIGIIGRVNVGKSSLLNALVKEDRSVVSKIAGTTIDPVNESYVYEDRVFEFVDTAGIRKRGKIEGIERLALHRTEKILEEADIALLVLDASEPLTELDERIAGLGAKFELGLIIVLNKWDKDHGEFDKVVYELRDKFKFLAYAPIISVSALGGKRVHKLYPLILEVYKNYTQKMKTSRLNEVLEEAIRTHPIPRDHGKIVKIYYGVQFGFAPPKIALIMNKPRSLHFSYKRYLLNKLRENYELSGTPVILIPKNRSQKESTENEN, from the coding sequence ATGAAAAAAATCATACTAGTAGGACGTCCAAATGTCGGAAAAAGTTCGCTATTTAATCGTTTAGCAAAACAGAGAATAGCCATAACAAGTGACGTTAGCGGTACGACAAGAGATACGAATAAAGCTGAAATTTTTATTGATGATAAAAACTGTATTTTGATAGACAGCGGCGGTCTTGATGATAGTAATGAGCTATTTAAAAATGTAAAAATAAACACGCTAAATGAGGCTAAAAATGCTGATATAATCGTTTTTATGGTAGATGGAAAAAATTTTCCAGATGAAATAGACAAAAGATTTTTCTATGAGCTTTCAAATTTAAATAAACCTATAGCTCTAGTAGTAAATAAAGTCGATAGCAAAAAAGACGAAGAGAGAAGTTGGGAGTTTAACGAATTTGGCGCGAAATACATTTTTAACCTATCTGTTAGCCATAATTTAGGAACCGACGAACTACGTGATTGGATATATAAACTTATTCCTAAAAGCAAGATAAAAGCTGATACGAGTGATGATTTTGACGAATTTTTGGACTGTGTTAATGAAAACGGAGAAATGGGATTGCCGTCTGTTGATTACGAAACAAAAAATATAAAAATCGGGATAATCGGCAGAGTAAATGTAGGAAAATCAAGCCTTCTAAACGCTCTTGTCAAAGAAGATCGTTCAGTCGTAAGCAAAATCGCCGGAACTACGATAGATCCTGTTAATGAAAGCTATGTTTATGAAGATAGGGTTTTTGAATTTGTTGATACAGCAGGTATCAGAAAACGCGGAAAGATAGAAGGCATAGAAAGACTTGCGCTACATAGAACAGAAAAAATATTAGAAGAAGCAGATATAGCATTGCTTGTTCTTGATGCAAGTGAGCCGCTTACGGAGTTAGATGAGAGGATAGCCGGTCTTGGAGCTAAGTTTGAGCTGGGACTCATTATAGTTTTAAATAAATGGGATAAAGATCATGGCGAATTTGATAAAGTCGTATATGAGCTAAGAGATAAATTTAAATTTCTAGCTTACGCTCCTATCATCAGCGTTAGCGCACTCGGCGGAAAAAGAGTTCATAAACTCTATCCGCTTATACTTGAAGTTTATAAAAATTACACTCAAAAAATGAAAACTTCAAGGCTAAATGAAGTTTTAGAAGAAGCCATTAGAACTCATCCGATCCCTAGAGATCATGGAAAAATAGTTAAAATTTATTATGGAGTTCAGTTTGGATTCGCGCCTCCGAAAATCGCCCTCATAATGAATAAACCGAGGTCTTTACACTTTAGTTATAAAAGATATCTGCTAAATAAATTAAGAGAAAACTATGAGCTAAGCGGAACCCCGGTGATTTTAATACCTAAAAATCGTAGTCAAAAAGAGAGCACAGAAAATGAAAATTGA
- a CDS encoding shikimate kinase, with protein sequence MKIDKNIVLIGFMGVGKGTIARALAEKLGVFAIDGDDMIESFANKKIKTIFEDDGEEAFRKIEKNLAKFLENSVKGAVISTGGGFYKVKNLKKIGTVIYLKSSFEKIIERLKNSSNSEKKFAKRPLLSNLEEAKNIHASRDKEYEKKADFSILVEDKTAKQITNQIVKLLNSQKAKG encoded by the coding sequence ATGAAAATTGATAAAAATATAGTTTTAATAGGATTTATGGGAGTCGGAAAAGGCACTATAGCAAGAGCTTTGGCTGAAAAATTAGGCGTATTTGCTATAGACGGCGATGATATGATAGAAAGTTTTGCAAATAAAAAAATAAAAACTATTTTCGAAGACGACGGTGAAGAAGCATTTCGAAAGATAGAAAAAAATTTAGCTAAATTTTTAGAAAACTCAGTAAAAGGAGCCGTTATATCCACAGGCGGCGGATTTTATAAGGTAAAAAATTTAAAAAAAATAGGCACCGTGATCTATCTAAAATCAAGCTTTGAAAAGATAATCGAGCGTTTAAAAAACTCAAGCAATAGCGAGAAAAAATTCGCCAAACGCCCACTTCTTTCAAATTTAGAAGAAGCCAAAAATATACACGCTAGTAGAGATAAAGAGTATGAGAAAAAAGCTGATTTTTCTATTTTGGTTGAAGATAAAACAGCAAAACAGATAACAAATCAAATAGTGAAATTACTAAATTCACAAAAAGCCAAAGGATAA
- the trpS gene encoding tryptophan--tRNA ligase — MRTLTGLQPSGKLHLGNYFASIKPMVDTQNLGNDDMFMFIANYHAMTSVNEAKKLKESTFEAACAFLALGIDPNKSTFWVQSDVKDVLELYWILSQLTPMGLVERAHAYKDKVAKGFEAHHGLFSYPVLMAADILLFNSNIVPVGKDQIQHVEIARDIAIKFNNAHGDIFTIPEAGVQQNVATVPGIDGAKMSKSYGNTIDIFSDAKTLKKQCSSIVTDSTALEAPKQWRNCNIFNIAKLFLNTEEQEALAARYEKGGEGYGHFKMYLNELVWNYFAEAREKFEYYLSHKNEVYDILDAGAKKANNVASQTMQKVRDAVGIYR, encoded by the coding sequence TTGAGAACTTTAACAGGACTTCAACCTTCAGGAAAACTACATTTAGGAAATTATTTTGCTAGCATAAAACCTATGGTCGATACTCAAAACTTAGGCAATGACGATATGTTTATGTTTATCGCGAACTATCACGCTATGACTTCGGTAAATGAAGCAAAAAAGCTAAAAGAGAGCACTTTTGAAGCCGCGTGCGCGTTTTTAGCACTTGGCATAGATCCGAACAAATCTACATTTTGGGTTCAAAGCGACGTCAAAGACGTGCTTGAACTTTACTGGATACTAAGCCAACTAACTCCCATGGGTTTAGTCGAGCGCGCTCATGCTTATAAAGACAAAGTCGCAAAAGGATTTGAAGCTCATCACGGACTTTTTAGCTATCCTGTTTTGATGGCTGCAGACATCTTGCTTTTTAACTCAAACATAGTTCCGGTAGGAAAAGATCAAATTCAGCACGTCGAGATAGCGCGCGACATAGCTATCAAATTTAACAATGCGCACGGAGATATATTTACTATTCCTGAAGCCGGGGTTCAGCAAAACGTAGCTACAGTTCCAGGGATTGACGGAGCTAAAATGAGTAAAAGCTACGGAAATACGATAGATATTTTCAGCGATGCAAAAACACTAAAAAAACAGTGCAGTTCCATAGTGACCGACTCCACTGCTCTAGAAGCTCCAAAGCAGTGGAGAAACTGCAACATCTTTAACATAGCAAAACTATTTTTAAACACCGAAGAACAAGAGGCACTCGCAGCTAGATATGAAAAAGGTGGCGAGGGTTATGGACATTTTAAAATGTATCTAAACGAGCTTGTTTGGAACTATTTTGCGGAAGCTAGAGAAAAATTTGAATACTACTTAAGTCATAAAAACGAAGTTTATGATATTCTTGATGCTGGAGCAAAAAAAGCTAACAACGTAGCGTCCCAGACGATGCAAAAAGTAAGAGACGCTGTGGGAATTTATAGATAA
- a CDS encoding tetratricopeptide repeat protein: protein MADEQNEVQKEEIVILEKDDGDITPLEDLDKKEEQVETPKPQKKPKKNIFIIAAASGAIALILLIAIILLLKKDETKEQPTKNLEQPKQTQVITQKFSPSKIDDMLKKANSLYESGNKFEALKIYENVAIYNEALSNYNLGVSQMNQSKFEDAISSFKKAIENNENTSVSALNAAVSALEINNEPLFKYYIELANAFLSKESDSSLYDYYNALINYYKGYYIEALHILDSSKNRYYEGQKNYLRSKILSYIYQDKQSIKALENTNTFDTNIPMGLLYARLGEYDLARKYLNKALVDENNADSTKLALALIDIKTGQFGSAALNLKDINDKNSTFISETYPIKTILNPELFDINMAQKKFSVDMLFSKDNIYQILFYFTPYKVFDAKQTINYIRKGGISVFIDENTQADEYLKTSGAISKVNLNLSKTIATALNYNLREANKEFLNIIKIYSGHSILHYNLALTYAQLGNFSEAYRHFITSYHLDSTNYLAGVYAVMTSSMIGKDNKKLISEILDNLNEDSNLNQENIYDSMVQLVLGNNGVLQRWLDTDNSTNILNIVFDIIAAQITGRKDIIISKTDKLKEILPNDIMANILYSTARFTDNNIKDYARDIQHGFFNNNVNKKALYGGANIIRIQYIKLLQIAGLLNVERDRIKSDLEISTQNAQNILQTLAYIDLFTANFEESYSIYNELIDNKNVNDPNTLFLASVASIGARHPESAIGYLELSKLVDPTSIEDRLALGMLYQEVGNIDAAISQYENIGNTSYKSEFFTFELVN, encoded by the coding sequence TTGGCAGATGAGCAAAATGAAGTTCAAAAAGAAGAGATAGTAATACTAGAAAAAGATGATGGGGATATAACTCCGCTTGAAGATCTAGATAAAAAAGAGGAGCAGGTAGAAACTCCGAAACCGCAAAAAAAACCTAAAAAAAATATTTTTATAATAGCAGCCGCAAGCGGTGCAATAGCTTTAATTTTGTTGATTGCGATTATTTTATTACTAAAAAAAGATGAAACAAAAGAGCAACCAACTAAAAATTTAGAGCAGCCCAAACAGACGCAAGTCATAACGCAAAAATTTAGCCCATCAAAAATCGATGATATGCTAAAAAAAGCAAACAGTCTCTATGAAAGCGGAAATAAATTCGAAGCACTCAAAATTTATGAAAACGTAGCAATATATAATGAAGCCTTATCGAATTACAATCTTGGCGTATCTCAAATGAATCAATCAAAATTTGAAGACGCGATCAGTTCATTTAAAAAAGCTATAGAAAACAATGAAAACACTTCCGTAAGCGCTCTAAACGCTGCCGTAAGTGCACTTGAGATAAATAACGAACCGTTGTTTAAATACTATATAGAATTAGCAAATGCTTTTTTAAGTAAAGAATCAGACTCTAGTTTATACGACTATTATAACGCGTTAATAAACTACTACAAAGGCTACTATATAGAAGCTTTGCATATATTAGATAGCTCAAAAAATCGGTATTATGAAGGTCAAAAAAACTATCTTAGATCAAAAATACTAAGCTATATATATCAAGATAAACAGTCCATAAAAGCCCTTGAGAACACAAATACGTTCGATACGAATATACCTATGGGACTTTTGTATGCTAGGCTTGGCGAATATGATCTAGCAAGAAAATATCTGAACAAAGCTTTAGTTGATGAAAATAATGCCGACTCAACAAAACTTGCTTTAGCTTTAATCGATATAAAAACAGGACAATTCGGCTCTGCTGCGCTAAATTTAAAAGATATAAACGATAAAAACTCTACATTTATATCTGAAACGTATCCTATAAAAACTATATTAAATCCTGAACTGTTTGATATAAATATGGCACAAAAAAAATTCAGCGTAGATATGCTTTTTAGTAAAGACAACATATATCAGATACTATTTTATTTTACTCCATATAAAGTATTTGATGCTAAGCAGACTATAAATTACATAAGAAAAGGCGGAATCAGTGTATTTATCGATGAGAACACGCAAGCCGATGAGTATCTAAAAACAAGCGGAGCTATATCAAAAGTAAATTTAAATTTATCAAAAACTATAGCAACGGCACTAAATTATAACCTAAGAGAGGCAAATAAGGAGTTCTTAAATATTATTAAAATTTACTCGGGCCACTCGATACTCCACTATAATCTAGCACTAACTTATGCTCAACTCGGTAATTTTTCTGAGGCATATAGACACTTTATCACAAGCTACCATTTAGATTCTACAAACTATTTAGCAGGAGTTTATGCAGTTATGACATCCTCAATGATAGGAAAAGATAATAAAAAACTTATATCAGAAATACTTGATAATCTAAACGAAGATTCAAATTTAAATCAAGAAAATATATATGACTCAATGGTGCAGCTAGTACTGGGCAATAACGGTGTACTTCAAAGATGGCTTGATACGGATAATAGTACAAATATCTTAAATATAGTTTTTGATATCATAGCGGCTCAGATAACAGGCAGGAAAGATATTATAATATCAAAAACAGACAAGCTTAAAGAGATTTTACCTAATGATATTATGGCAAATATTCTTTACTCAACAGCAAGATTTACAGATAATAATATAAAAGATTACGCTAGAGATATTCAACATGGATTTTTTAATAACAATGTCAATAAAAAGGCGCTATACGGTGGAGCAAATATCATAAGAATTCAATATATCAAACTATTGCAAATAGCGGGACTTCTTAATGTAGAAAGAGATCGCATAAAATCTGATTTAGAAATTTCTACTCAAAACGCACAAAATATACTCCAAACTTTAGCTTATATAGATCTATTTACCGCAAATTTTGAAGAGTCGTACAGTATATACAATGAGCTAATAGATAATAAAAACGTAAATGATCCAAACACGCTATTCTTAGCTAGCGTAGCAAGTATAGGAGCAAGACATCCAGAAAGTGCGATTGGGTATTTAGAGCTATCAAAATTAGTAGATCCAACATCTATAGAAGATAGATTAGCTCTTGGTATGCTTTATCAAGAAGTAGGAAATATAGACGCGGCGATATCACAATACGAAAATATAGGAAATACAAGCTACAAAAGTGAATTTTTCACTTTTGAGCTGGTAAATTAA